One Candidatus Cloacimonadota bacterium genomic window, ACGGTATTTTTTTTTGGGACTGGAGTTCAGGCTTGATCGGACTTCAGGACATTAGAACTTTCCAAATCCAATAAAAATCGTTTCACATCCAAACCACCGGCAAAACCACCAAGTTCACCATTTTTGCGCACAACTCGATGACACGGAATAATGATAGGAATGGGATTGTAATGATTTGCTGTGCCAACTGCTCGAGCCTTTTTTATGCTGCCAACTCGAGAAGCCAATTCCTGATAAGAAATTTTTGTTCCAAAGGCAATTTTCTTCAGTTCAGTCCAAACCTGTTTCTGAAAATCCGTTCCCTCTAATTTAAGTGGAAGATCGAACTGCTTTCTTTTTCCTAGGAAATATTCTTGTACTTGTGTTTCTGTTTCATCCAGAATTGTATTTGATCGATCAAATTCATCAGCTTCGCAAAAAGTGATTCGCAGCAGATAATTTTTATCTGCATATAAACCTAATTTCCCGATAGGTGAATCGATGGTTTTTGAATAGATCATTTTTTTACCTTTGCTTATTTCTGTTTTGCCAATTCTTGCTCGATCAGCTCACTCACAGAATCCAGCATTTTAATGAGCTTTTCCTGCTTTTCTACAAAAAGTTTTCCTGTCCATTCATCCATGAAGATCTTTTTAAATTCAAGCGCAATACAGCAGGCAGATTTGGGGAAAGTATTATGAATCCAACGTGGGAAATTACCTCCGGGAAACTTGCCCTGAGTAGTAACAGTCAGTCTTCTGCCAAAAAAATCATAATTCTCGAAAATCACTTTGATCTTCTGAACCAAACCAAACCATTTTGGATTCATATTGCTGATTCCCAGCATAATATCCTGATTTGTTTCAGGATCATCAAAAGGCGCATCAGCTCCATTTCTGTGATGGTTGTAGGAATGAATATCCCATACGAAAAAGCGTCCGAACTTATCTTCCATTTTTCTGAAATATTTTTCAGTTTCACGGTAAAATTCGAAATACTTGCGTTTAGATTCTTCTATAATTTGTGCAGAAGGTTTCTGCTTTCGAACTTTTATGCCCCAGGAATCTTTGGGTTCGATGTAAACGCAGCGATCTGCATTTCTGTTCAAGTCAACTTCGAAACGACTGGTTTTTGTGATTATTCGATTATTACAGATCTTTGTAAAATCATCTGTGAATGGATCTTCCTCGTAAAGTTGAATATCTTCCGAAACAGCCAGGTTATTCCTGACTGCTTCGGAAACTTTATGACCATTATGAATCGCTGTACAAACGATCGGAGAATCGAATTTAAAACTGAAGTTTGCCAGCATTATTTTACTATCAGTTCCACATTTTCAGATGGTTCTGAAACAAAGATCGCAGTATTTTGGAAATACTTTTTTGCTACTCTCATAATATCGTCAGGTGTTACCTGTTTCAAAACCTTTGTACTGGTTGCCGGATAATCAAAACCCAATCCTTTTGCTTCGTAATAAGTTGCGTAGTAGGGAAGACGATTGTCGTTCATGTAAGTCTTCATTGTTTTTTCATTTTCTTCGATAGCGCTGTTGATCTCTTCCATACTTACAGGCTCATTTTTCAATTTGTCCAATTCACCTAATAGAACATCTACCAGTTCATCTTTTCGATCTATTGAAGTTTGGCTGTTAAGTCTCAAAAAACCATGATCTCTATTGTAACCATAGCTGGCATAACCATAATATGCCAAGTCATTCGTTCCCCGCACAGCTTTATGGATCCTGCCACGCGATCCATTTAGTATCAGGTTAATCACGCGCATTGTAATGGCATCAGCATCATCTTGTGAAGGAGCAATAGAATTGATAGCAATATTTACCTGCTCAAAATTGTATTGATTTACAAAAGTTTTGTCAATATCAGGAACTATGAGCATTTTCTTTTCAAAATCGATCTTACCATTTGGAATGTTTTTGAATAACTCTCTGGCATAT contains:
- a CDS encoding methylated-DNA--[protein]-cysteine S-methyltransferase yields the protein MIYSKTIDSPIGKLGLYADKNYLLRITFCEADEFDRSNTILDETETQVQEYFLGKRKQFDLPLKLEGTDFQKQVWTELKKIAFGTKISYQELASRVGSIKKARAVGTANHYNPIPIIIPCHRVVRKNGELGGFAGGLDVKRFLLDLESSNVLKSDQA
- a CDS encoding N-formylglutamate amidohydrolase, with translation MLANFSFKFDSPIVCTAIHNGHKVSEAVRNNLAVSEDIQLYEEDPFTDDFTKICNNRIITKTSRFEVDLNRNADRCVYIEPKDSWGIKVRKQKPSAQIIEESKRKYFEFYRETEKYFRKMEDKFGRFFVWDIHSYNHHRNGADAPFDDPETNQDIMLGISNMNPKWFGLVQKIKVIFENYDFFGRRLTVTTQGKFPGGNFPRWIHNTFPKSACCIALEFKKIFMDEWTGKLFVEKQEKLIKMLDSVSELIEQELAKQK